DNA from Candidatus Glassbacteria bacterium:
GGTTTCAACCGCGAAACCCCTGCCGCCGTATACTCCGCATATTTTCTCGAACCGGTAGCCGGGCAGAACATTGAACTTTCCCGGTACGGCGCCCTGCAGGGTGGCGTAACCGCTGTTGTTGAGGATGAAGATCACCGGGTCCAGTTCCAGTTCGCTCAGCTTGCCCACGGCGGACTCCTGCCCCATCAGGAACGCACCGTCGCCGACAATCACGAACGGGCGAAGGCTGCTGTCTGCCAACTTAGCCCCCAGAGCCGCTCCGACACTCCAGCCCATGCTGCCGTAGACACCAGGTGCGAGAAACCGCTCGTAACTGGTATCGAGCTTGCCCGCGCCGAACAGGCAGTCGCCGATGTCGCTGATCACGATCGTATTGTCGAGGATATGACGGTTGAGGATTGAGAAAAACATGTCGGAGTTAATGGGGGTATCGGGCGGAGGCGTCTCGAAAGGCATCTCCGGCGGCGGTTCGCTGAAAGCATGGCTGCCGAGATCGCACGAAGCCAGGTCCGCCACGAAATCGTCGATCAGCACTTTTTCGTAGAGCGCGCTGTCGATCCGCAGCTCGCCTTTCTGGGCGTTGAGCAGGCGGGCATCGGTGTTGATCTCCACCGTGCCGATCCCGAAGTTGAAATCGCTGAAATTGACTCCGAGCATGATCACGCAGTCGCTGGTTTCCACATACTCCCGCACAGCGTCGTCGTCGTACCGGTAGGATGCGCTCTGGGCGCCGACATAGAGGCCGAGGTGCATCGGATGGTTCTCGTCGATTGCCGATTTGCCGAAAAGAGTGGTGCAGATAGGGATATTGAAGTTAGTGGCCATTGCCATCACCCTGTCCTGCAGTTCATAGCGCTGGATGTCGGTACCGACCCAGAACACCGGCCTGGCGCTGCCGCGGATCGCCGCGACAGCCTGTTTCAGCCCCGCCTTGAGGGCTAGTTTATCGGAAGTCGGCGGGATATAGACGTAGTGGTCAGTGTTGTCGTTCGCCGGCAATTCGGCTCCCCACATGTTGCGCGGAACTTCCAGGTAACCGGGCTGTTTCTGGGTGATAATGTACTCGATCAGGCTGTCGATATCGGCTCTGGCCGAAGATGACGAATCGA
Protein-coding regions in this window:
- a CDS encoding alpha-keto acid decarboxylase family protein; the encoded protein is MPTVKEYLAQALAGRGVKHIFGVPADFVLECFQYLEDSGEIQPIRMNDEPQAGFAADAYARLRGLGVVLVTYGAGGFKVMNSTAQACVEDSPVLVISGAPAQDEYLKGRSLLHYRIHHVVKSRDDQRKAFSHVTGMNRRIDSSSSARADIDSLIEYIITQKQPGYLEVPRNMWGAELPANDNTDHYVYIPPTSDKLALKAGLKQAVAAIRGSARPVFWVGTDIQRYELQDRVMAMATNFNIPICTTLFGKSAIDENHPMHLGLYVGAQSASYRYDDDAVREYVETSDCVIMLGVNFSDFNFGIGTVEINTDARLLNAQKGELRIDSALYEKVLIDDFVADLASCDLGSHAFSEPPPEMPFETPPPDTPINSDMFFSILNRHILDNTIVISDIGDCLFGAGKLDTSYERFLAPGVYGSMGWSVGAALGAKLADSSLRPFVIVGDGAFLMGQESAVGKLSELELDPVIFILNNSGYATLQGAVPGKFNVLPGYRFEKICGVYGGRGFAVETAGKLESVLLEIREISGTPCIVNVVLPPFDKTSVLKRISTELGKGVKRGQE